One Planktothrix tepida PCC 9214 DNA window includes the following coding sequences:
- a CDS encoding serine hydrolase — MASLTQHRRSVRRSSVRGYSLRHSPIKVRTKPPHPLARLKYSRILFLIALLLTFNWTMGGIFKLLFPPAKPQPQIQNTTISAPVATNTDKTVVYNIKTPPNLTSSKDLQTIVDGAVNIAKTQGLPTESLSISLIDVSNPQTHTIAGYNNTTLRFPASVAKLFWMVAFFGYAEKGYIPQESPFYTDLSHMMRISDNDAASRIVDAITQTESGENLDKPQLDKWVQKRSQVNQFFEKSGYKGINLTTKNYPITGIGEEPTGRDLQLRENPPYSKGNLVTTDQTARLMYEIYTKQAISPVASTKMAYLLTRDLNPKAWKNIDANSVEGFLGESLPPDIYYGSKVGYTSRSRQEVAFVRTLNDKAIYILVVFGDDPAWSKNEKVFPQISRYIFDRLNQTPLKSTPEKVTQLNSLSLPIVGIEH; from the coding sequence ATGGCTTCTCTTACCCAGCACCGTCGGTCTGTGCGACGTTCTTCTGTTCGAGGCTATTCTTTAAGGCACTCGCCTATTAAAGTTAGAACTAAACCTCCCCATCCATTAGCACGGTTAAAATACTCTCGAATTCTATTTTTAATTGCCCTATTATTAACCTTTAACTGGACAATGGGAGGGATTTTTAAACTATTATTTCCACCCGCAAAACCCCAACCCCAAATTCAAAATACTACGATTTCTGCCCCAGTAGCTACCAATACCGATAAAACCGTTGTTTATAATATTAAAACTCCTCCTAATTTAACTTCTAGTAAAGACTTACAAACTATTGTTGATGGGGCTGTTAATATTGCCAAAACCCAAGGATTACCAACCGAATCTTTATCGATTAGCTTAATTGATGTTAGTAATCCTCAAACCCATACTATTGCTGGATATAACAATACTACCCTCAGATTTCCCGCCAGTGTTGCTAAATTATTTTGGATGGTGGCATTTTTTGGCTATGCCGAAAAAGGATATATTCCCCAAGAATCCCCCTTTTATACCGATTTATCCCACATGATGCGAATTTCCGATAATGATGCCGCTAGTCGCATTGTTGATGCTATTACACAAACTGAATCGGGGGAAAATTTAGACAAACCTCAATTAGATAAATGGGTGCAAAAACGCAGTCAAGTCAATCAATTTTTTGAAAAATCCGGTTATAAAGGGATTAATTTAACCACTAAAAATTATCCCATTACAGGGATAGGAGAAGAACCCACAGGTCGAGATTTACAACTGCGAGAAAATCCCCCCTATTCTAAAGGAAATCTTGTCACCACAGACCAAACCGCACGATTAATGTATGAAATTTATACAAAACAAGCCATTTCTCCTGTAGCCAGTACCAAAATGGCCTATTTATTAACTCGTGATTTAAACCCCAAAGCCTGGAAAAATATTGATGCTAACTCCGTTGAAGGATTTTTAGGAGAATCTTTACCTCCTGACATTTACTATGGGTCTAAAGTAGGTTATACCAGTCGTTCTCGTCAAGAAGTTGCCTTTGTTAGAACTTTAAACGATAAAGCCATTTATATTCTAGTCGTATTTGGAGATGATCCTGCATGGTCAAAAAATGAAAAGGTTTTTCCTCAAATTTCCCGCTATATTTTTGACCGTTTAAATCAAACTCCCTTAAAAAGCACCCCCGAAAAAGTGACTCAACTCAATTCTTTATCTTTACCCATAGTCGGTATCGAGCATTAA
- the rsmI gene encoding 16S rRNA (cytidine(1402)-2'-O)-methyltransferase, with product MTIQAGTLYIVGTPIGNLEDITLRAIKILQSVDWIAAEDTRHTAKLLHHFDIKTSQLSYYEHNQHRRIPTLVASLRQGNAIALVTDAGMPGISDPGYELVKACIEAEIPVIPIPGVSASLTALSAAGLPTDRFVFEGFLPTKNKERQNRLTLLQTESRTLILYEAPHRLLETLTDLAQSLGSKRSIVIARELTKLHEEFWRGTLAEAVQYYQDHNPKGELTLVIAGITETATPLTEDQIKAELQRLIQEGMSHSEASRQIAEATSISRRQIYQLALTLPDLG from the coding sequence ATGACGATTCAAGCTGGAACCCTTTATATTGTTGGTACTCCCATTGGCAACCTGGAAGATATAACCTTACGCGCGATAAAAATTTTACAAAGTGTTGATTGGATTGCGGCTGAAGATACCCGTCATACGGCCAAGTTATTACACCATTTTGACATCAAAACGTCGCAACTAAGTTATTATGAACATAATCAACATCGCCGGATTCCCACTCTGGTTGCATCTCTACGTCAGGGAAATGCGATCGCCTTAGTGACTGATGCCGGAATGCCAGGCATTTCTGACCCCGGATATGAATTGGTTAAAGCTTGTATTGAAGCGGAAATTCCCGTGATTCCCATTCCTGGGGTTAGTGCGAGTTTAACAGCTTTAAGTGCGGCGGGACTGCCAACGGATCGATTTGTTTTTGAAGGCTTTTTACCGACCAAAAATAAAGAACGTCAAAACCGTTTAACTTTATTACAAACTGAATCTCGAACCTTAATATTATATGAAGCGCCCCATCGTCTTCTGGAAACCTTAACCGATTTAGCGCAAAGTTTAGGATCAAAACGGTCAATTGTCATCGCACGGGAACTCACAAAACTGCATGAAGAATTTTGGCGCGGAACGTTAGCAGAAGCCGTACAATACTATCAAGATCATAACCCCAAAGGTGAACTCACATTAGTGATTGCAGGTATTACGGAAACGGCAACTCCTCTGACAGAAGATCAAATTAAAGCGGAACTCCAACGTCTAATTCAAGAGGGGATGTCCCATTCCGAAGCCAGTCGCCAAATCGCCGAAGCCACCTCCATTTCCCGTCGCCAAATCTATCAACTGGCTTTAACTTTACCTGATTTGGGTTAA
- a CDS encoding AAA family ATPase, protein MLTLSGFGTTTLLYSSPTSLVYRGYWVDHEQPVVLKVLREQGHNPKQLARFQREYELIQSLNLPGVVKVYGLEHHHPHPIMILEDFGGESLTKLGSAGQLNLIEFLQLAIAITKSLGQIHGFNIIHKDINPSNIILNPQTGIVKLIDFGIASVLSQENLTFISPNTLEGTLAYLSPEQTGRMNRPIDYRSDFYALGVTLYELLTGRLPFQSDDPLELVHSHIAKTPISPRHYTAFSLPDILSGIILKLMAKNAEDRYQSAYGIKSDLEQCLEQIKTQGDIEPFLLGSQDLSDKLQIPEKLYGREHHLQTLLKAFERVSQGNRELIWVSGYSGVGKSALVREIHKPVTAKRGIFISGKFDQYKRNIPYFAIAQALNEFCHQILTERKEILEQWKQKILAFVENKGHLLIDVIPHLERVIGKTSAPKSLDLQATPNCFLWTFKKLIQALIQPQHPLVIFLDDLQWADWASLNLIKTLIQDETIQYLMIIGAYRHHELNLNPPLKSILEVIKESQDKGFKIILNNLSLSDVNHLIAEGLNCSLEISQSLANLVYQKTQGNPFFTKEFLKSLYTEGLLQFQYPTQLSWIQGNHKGNWTWNLEQIQAKNITNYCNNRPKNLQKPDNINSSNSLDIASIFKASQALSREISIEHLLTKIMKIVLENAGAERGYLILESDEHWFIQASVTTVPDQVQVLQKIPIEWINPHTNTPEVCNAIVNYVIHTQESLVIHDATEENKFTSDDYILLYQPKSILCVPLLNQGKLMGILYLENNLMAGAFTSERLEILNLLSSQAAISIENARLYQTLEEKVTERTQALQQEILERKRIEQALRESQERFELAMRGANDGLWDWNIITGEAYYSPRYQEMLGYTEEEFSSKIDEFIYRIHPEDRDSVLNQVYKYIYRKYSHYEIILRMRHKQGHYIWILSRGIGLPERPHKMTRIVGINIDITERKKVEEALKEAKEDAEAASHAKSEFLANMSHELRTPLNGILGYTQILKRSTTLSEKEQAGIQIIHQCGTHLLTLINDILDLSKIEAGKLDISVQPINLETFLKDVIEICAIKAKQKGLTFIYMPLSPLPTVVEVDEKRLRQILINLLGNAVKFTDSGKLTFSLKVIDKEKLTTSLCTHHPIDTTLKFQIEDTGIGMNPEQLERIFLPFEQVAEMSYRAEGTGLGLAITQRLIKHLGGDLFVESNPGKGSKFWFELTLPASTQWQPIPDGNSLSSIVGFRGKKFKILVVDDKPENRLVLVDLLQPLGFEVLEASNGQEGLEQLEITQANLVIADLLMPIMDGFEMTRRIRSLPKFNNIPVIATSASVYEWDRQQSHDAGCNDFLPKPLQVEDLLHKLKTWLKLEWEYDRPQETWLPPLSENPLTLVIPSPEILDNLVKLAKRGRVLELEEEVMKLKAFDPRWSLFADRIKSMTQEFQLTQIKEFLNQCTINSF, encoded by the coding sequence ATGCTGACACTATCAGGATTTGGCACAACTACTTTACTGTATAGCAGTCCCACCAGTTTAGTGTATCGGGGCTATTGGGTTGACCATGAACAGCCGGTTGTGCTGAAAGTCTTGCGGGAACAGGGACATAATCCCAAACAGTTAGCTCGGTTTCAGCGAGAATATGAACTGATTCAGTCTTTAAATCTGCCCGGTGTGGTGAAAGTTTACGGCTTAGAACACCATCACCCTCACCCGATCATGATTTTAGAAGATTTTGGGGGAGAATCTCTGACGAAATTGGGATCGGCGGGTCAGTTGAATTTAATTGAATTTTTGCAATTAGCGATCGCCATTACTAAAAGTTTAGGTCAAATTCATGGATTTAATATTATTCATAAAGATATTAACCCTAGTAATATTATCTTAAATCCTCAGACGGGAATTGTTAAACTGATTGATTTCGGCATTGCGAGTGTTTTATCTCAAGAAAACCTTACCTTTATTTCTCCCAATACCTTAGAAGGAACCTTAGCTTATCTCTCCCCTGAACAAACGGGACGCATGAATCGTCCAATTGATTATCGCAGTGATTTTTATGCTTTAGGGGTAACGTTATATGAATTACTCACGGGTCGATTACCGTTTCAAAGTGATGACCCTTTAGAATTAGTCCATAGTCATATAGCTAAAACTCCGATTTCTCCCCGTCACTATACAGCCTTTAGCTTACCTGACATCCTATCCGGTATTATTTTAAAATTAATGGCTAAAAATGCCGAAGATCGATATCAATCTGCTTATGGAATTAAAAGTGATTTAGAACAATGTTTAGAACAAATTAAAACCCAGGGTGATATTGAACCTTTTCTATTAGGAAGCCAAGATTTATCCGATAAATTACAAATTCCAGAAAAATTATATGGTCGAGAACACCACCTACAAACCTTGTTAAAAGCGTTTGAACGGGTGAGTCAAGGAAACCGAGAATTAATTTGGGTTTCGGGCTATTCTGGTGTGGGAAAATCGGCCTTAGTTCGAGAAATTCATAAACCGGTAACGGCTAAACGAGGCATTTTTATTTCAGGAAAATTTGATCAATATAAACGAAATATTCCCTATTTTGCCATTGCTCAAGCCTTAAATGAGTTTTGCCATCAAATTTTAACAGAACGGAAAGAAATATTAGAGCAATGGAAACAAAAAATTTTGGCTTTTGTAGAAAATAAAGGACATCTTTTAATTGATGTAATTCCCCACTTAGAAAGAGTCATTGGCAAAACATCTGCCCCTAAATCTCTGGATTTACAAGCCACTCCGAATTGTTTTTTATGGACTTTTAAAAAATTAATCCAAGCGTTAATTCAACCTCAACATCCGTTAGTGATTTTTTTAGATGATTTACAATGGGCAGATTGGGCATCTTTAAACTTGATTAAAACCTTAATTCAAGATGAAACAATTCAATATTTAATGATTATTGGAGCCTATCGCCATCACGAATTAAATCTCAATCCCCCCTTAAAATCAATCCTAGAAGTGATTAAAGAAAGCCAAGATAAAGGGTTTAAAATTATTCTCAATAATTTAAGCTTATCAGATGTTAATCATTTAATTGCTGAAGGATTAAATTGTTCTCTGGAAATCAGTCAATCCTTAGCAAATTTAGTTTATCAAAAAACTCAAGGAAATCCTTTTTTTACTAAAGAATTTTTGAAATCCCTTTATACAGAAGGATTATTGCAATTTCAATACCCAACTCAATTATCGTGGATACAAGGCAACCACAAAGGCAACTGGACATGGAATCTGGAACAAATTCAGGCTAAAAATATTACGAATTATTGTAATAATCGTCCTAAAAATTTACAGAAACCTGATAATATTAATTCATCCAATTCCTTAGATATTGCCAGTATTTTTAAAGCCTCTCAAGCTCTTTCACGGGAAATTTCTATTGAGCATTTACTCACCAAAATCATGAAAATTGTATTAGAAAATGCGGGAGCCGAGCGAGGATATTTAATTTTAGAATCTGATGAACACTGGTTTATTCAAGCATCGGTAACAACTGTTCCTGATCAAGTTCAAGTTCTACAAAAGATTCCGATTGAATGGATAAATCCCCACACGAATACCCCGGAAGTTTGCAACGCTATTGTTAATTATGTAATTCATACCCAAGAGAGTTTAGTGATTCATGATGCTACGGAAGAAAATAAATTTACCAGTGATGATTATATTCTTCTCTATCAACCTAAATCTATTTTATGTGTTCCCCTCTTGAACCAAGGAAAACTGATGGGAATTTTATATTTAGAGAATAATTTAATGGCTGGAGCTTTTACGTCAGAACGGTTAGAAATTTTAAATTTACTGTCTTCTCAAGCCGCAATTTCCATTGAAAATGCTCGTCTTTATCAAACCTTAGAAGAAAAAGTGACCGAACGAACCCAAGCCTTACAACAAGAGATATTAGAACGTAAACGCATTGAACAAGCACTACGGGAAAGTCAAGAACGATTTGAGTTAGCCATGCGAGGTGCTAATGATGGCTTATGGGATTGGAATATTATTACAGGTGAAGCTTATTATTCCCCTCGATATCAAGAAATGTTAGGATACACCGAAGAAGAATTTAGTTCCAAAATTGATGAATTTATTTATAGAATTCATCCAGAAGATCGAGATTCCGTTCTTAACCAAGTTTATAAATATATTTATCGGAAATATTCTCATTATGAAATTATTTTGAGAATGCGACACAAACAAGGTCATTACATTTGGATTTTAAGTCGAGGAATTGGTTTACCTGAACGTCCTCATAAAATGACTCGAATTGTGGGAATTAATATTGATATTACGGAACGAAAAAAAGTTGAAGAAGCCTTGAAAGAAGCCAAAGAAGATGCGGAAGCCGCGAGTCATGCTAAAAGTGAATTTTTAGCCAATATGAGTCATGAATTACGAACCCCCTTAAATGGAATTTTAGGATATACCCAAATTTTAAAACGTTCAACAACCTTATCTGAAAAAGAACAAGCGGGAATTCAAATTATTCATCAATGTGGAACCCATCTTCTGACCTTGATTAATGATATCTTAGATTTATCAAAAATTGAAGCAGGAAAACTAGATATCTCAGTTCAACCGATCAATTTAGAAACTTTTTTAAAAGACGTTATAGAAATCTGCGCGATTAAAGCTAAACAAAAAGGTTTAACGTTTATCTATATGCCTTTATCTCCACTTCCAACCGTTGTGGAAGTTGATGAAAAACGCTTAAGACAAATTTTAATTAATCTTTTAGGAAATGCCGTTAAATTTACGGACTCTGGAAAGCTAACTTTTAGTTTAAAAGTCATTGATAAAGAAAAATTAACTACTTCTTTATGCACTCATCATCCTATTGATACAACCCTTAAATTTCAAATTGAAGATACCGGAATTGGCATGAATCCTGAACAATTAGAGCGGATTTTTTTACCCTTTGAACAGGTGGCAGAGATGTCCTATCGTGCCGAGGGAACTGGATTAGGGTTAGCGATTACTCAACGATTAATTAAACACTTAGGAGGAGATTTATTTGTAGAAAGTAACCCTGGAAAAGGGAGTAAGTTTTGGTTTGAATTAACTCTTCCGGCTTCAACCCAATGGCAACCGATACCTGACGGTAATTCCTTATCTTCTATTGTAGGATTTAGAGGAAAAAAATTCAAGATTTTAGTCGTGGATGATAAACCTGAAAATCGCTTAGTGTTAGTCGATTTATTGCAACCTTTAGGGTTTGAAGTGTTAGAAGCAAGTAATGGTCAAGAAGGGTTAGAGCAACTGGAAATTACCCAAGCTAATTTAGTGATTGCTGATTTATTAATGCCGATTATGGATGGTTTTGAAATGACTCGCCGCATTCGTTCTTTACCCAAATTCAATAATATTCCTGTGATTGCAACTTCCGCATCTGTTTATGAATGGGATCGACAGCAAAGCCATGATGCGGGATGCAATGATTTTCTTCCTAAACCCTTACAAGTTGAGGATTTACTACATAAACTTAAAACTTGGTTAAAGTTAGAATGGGAATATGATCGCCCCCAAGAAACTTGGCTTCCACCCCTTTCAGAAAATCCGCTTACTTTAGTCATTCCCAGTCCTGAAATTTTAGATAATTTAGTTAAATTAGCCAAGCGAGGGAGAGTTTTAGAATTGGAAGAGGAAGTGATGAAACTCAAAGCTTTTGATCCGCGTTGGAGTTTATTTGCAGATCGGATTAAGTCCATGACTCAAGAATTTCAATTAACACAAATTAAGGAGTTTCTAAATCAATGCACAATCAACTCATTTTAA